DNA from Roseimicrobium sp. ORNL1:
AACGAGGCAGGGCCCGGCTCTCGGCGCTATGGTCTGGAATTTGCCAGCTACTGGAGGCCGGTGGAGTGGTTCACACTGGATGCGGAAATTGCGCTGACCCATGCGCGTTTCGCGGACTCGGGTGATGACGATTACATACCCAGCAGCGTGCCGCTCATGTTCAGCGGTGGTATTACACTCGGTGCGCACGGGCAGGAGGAGGGACCCTTTGCCAGCATCCGCGCGCGGGCGTTCGACCGCCGCCCGCTCATCGAGGACAACTCGGTGAAGGGGAAATCCAGCTTCCTGGTGAATGCCGGCATCGGCTACCGCAAGAAGAACTGGGAAGCGGCCGTTGAGTGCCTGAACCTGTTTGACCGTGAAGACAACGACATCGAATACTTCTACACCAGCCGCCTGCAGGGCGAGCGCGCGGAGGGGTATGATGACATTCACCTGCACCCCACGGAGCCGCGCACGTTTCGTGTGAGGTTGACGTACAAGTTCTAGTCCGGTTCAATTCAGCTCAACGTTTCGATGTCCCTCGCCTTCGCTCTTCTCCAACAATCCCTCTCCACGATGATGGGTGGGATACTGCTGCCCATTATGGTGGCATGGCAGGAGGAAGGCGCGGGTGGAGTGGCGGCGCATTTTCTGGGTGGAGGGTTTCTGCACATCATCCCGCACGGGCTGGACCACATCCTGTTCGTGCTGGGACTCTTCTTCATGTGCCGTGCCTTTCCGGCGTTGCTGCTGCAGATCACGCTCTTCACCATGGCGCACTCGCTGACGTTCGGTCTGGGCATGCTGGGCTTGGTGAAGGTGCCGGGAAATGTGGTGGAGCCGCTCATCGCGCTGAGCATTGCGATGGTGGCGGTGGAGAACCTCCTGCTGCCAAAGGCCGAGCGGTGGCGCTGGAGGTTGGTGGCTGTGTTTGTGTTTGGTCTGGTGCATGGGCTGGGCTTTGCCAATGCGTTTCAGAATGTGGAGGTGTCCCTGTCACCGGCGACGTTTCCCGTTGCACTGCTGAGTTTGAATCTCGGTGTGGGCTTGGGCCATCTCGCGGTGGTGGGTGTGGCTTATCTGGCGTGCAGCGCGTTTTGGCATCGGGCTTGGTATCGCAAAGCCATTGCCATTCCTGCGTCTGGGGCAATTGCGGTGGTGAGTTTGTTCTGGGTGGTGGCGAGGGTGGTGGGGTGAGGGCTTGAGTTTGGGACTGCTAATGGGCGCTAACGAACGCTTATGGACCTGGTGGTGGGTGTGTTTGGGTGCAGTGAGTTCAACGCAGAGACACAGCCTCTGAGCGACCAAGTCAGTCGAGCCAGTGACGCTATTCAGATAACCCAATCCCCCGCAATATTCGCAGGGTTTCTCGAGCTTAAGTTCCATGCATCGTCGGGTGTTATGATTTCGTCCATGATTCGAATCAGTTTGGATCCGAATTGTAATACTGAGTAGGTCAAGGTTCCTGCAATGTGGCCATCAACCAAGAAAATATCCCCCTCCTTGAGGCTCAGAAGATACGGTATAGTGCATCCTGACGCCTCCTTGACTTGAGTTTCAAAGTCTGAATCCACCACTTCTCCGCGATGCATCAGGAGATTGCGGAGAGACTCTAATACTAAGATGTTGGCAGGGTTCCCTTTGTGGAGTTCAAACAGCTCTTCAAGAACCTTACCAAATGCCAGTTTGTAGTTTTCTTTAATCTGTCTGAAGCAATCCATTTTCACCCTTTCAGCTTCTACTAACAAGGTGCCCAGTCGGTTCCTTAAATTGTCAATGTGGGGATGTATCTGGGCATAAGTGAAAGACTTCGAATCCTTTCTGCTGAGGCCGCCAACATTTGCAGCAAATGATTCATCTCCAAAATTTACTGCGGCAATCCATAGGTCTGTAGCCAAGATCTCAAAGGCGCTCCACGAGTTTAGAATCATTACTAGCAGCAATGATTCTGCGAATTTGTCCACGTCGCCCAAGTCTGCGTTCGTTATCGCTGCATTGAATTGTGCTGATCCTACACTGTACAGTTGCCATGTTCTATCCATCAAATCTGCGTCATCCTCATTAAACTTCTTAATCACGTGGCTGGAAAATTTTGTGATTTTTGGCCACTCTTCTTCAGAAACGTTGGCATCAAAAACATCAATTCGATCCTTTTGAATGACCATTTTTGCTAGCATAAGAGAGCGAATGTGTAGCTGCATTCTTCCGACAAACCACGGAATCGACGTAACCATCGTGTGTGCCCGTTTCATGTTCCGGTTGAAAGTCTCCGTG
Protein-coding regions in this window:
- a CDS encoding HupE/UreJ family protein, which produces MSLAFALLQQSLSTMMGGILLPIMVAWQEEGAGGVAAHFLGGGFLHIIPHGLDHILFVLGLFFMCRAFPALLLQITLFTMAHSLTFGLGMLGLVKVPGNVVEPLIALSIAMVAVENLLLPKAERWRWRLVAVFVFGLVHGLGFANAFQNVEVSLSPATFPVALLSLNLGVGLGHLAVVGVAYLACSAFWHRAWYRKAIAIPASGAIAVVSLFWVVARVVG